In Pochonia chlamydosporia 170 chromosome 3, whole genome shotgun sequence, the following are encoded in one genomic region:
- a CDS encoding sad1 unc domain-containing protein (similar to Colletotrichum gloeosporioides Nara gc5 XP_007287193.1) has protein sequence MLASCTSQTSVWTQSDNGRLSQTRINMVRGTTLAQGLAAVLFLASALARTVDEAESTLAANIAGSLTVSVCEARTINYITHALPQSCLTSSWKSPSPTSTTPTVSTHPEDGDTERHGHETLVPPTLTSGQLRNTSEVQVTEPAATTFMSFEDWKEMMLRRAGQDPQDLRSRKPSEHDTGDRYSQESGYAGLGEEGEISLNFEHYSDKGNQGATPPSSIHGDGVGKKTVGDAQLHDEGKSATVHLSKDAGKTCKERFSYSSFDAGATILKTSPGAKNARAILVENKDTYMLLECDASAKYVIVELSDDISVDTVVLANFEFFSSMVRHFRVSVSDRYPVKMDKWRELGTFEARNSRDIQPFLIENPQIWAKYVRIEFLTHFGNEYYCPISLLRIHGSRMLDSWKDSEGGREEDTLIEGYETGRTDSSVQDEYHSFNVVDSRAINGNLTLFNDTSPWNWLVAMAAFSNLNTTCPALPHVPDNTSNYESTMLPIGPGASKIQDTTSSEVAHVRPASREKGAKSPGHAEPTQATSTVNYPSPISISQDNPLNTSQGALDKTISKDNSTMADRQNNATTATTTTTYKIPTPSGQNGKPRSSGTSGASAASPTMQESFFNAITKRLHHVESNLTLSMKYVEDQSKHVQEALQSREQKQQAKIAVFLDELNKTVLSELRNVREQYDQIWQSTVLALESQKDRSERDMMALSSRLNLLADEVVFQKRMAIVQAIILLSCLFLIIFSRGGSLPSLAPLLDQPPDSACDTPASPATPRQHSYQSKKKHHKGDVSLFSPSNAVDQAQLIRPDAVPNDKAAMPSSFEAIPFHSQGEPSTRSYTFQRFSPPPTPNPLEEASLSDDASSSTGADHMPPRRVGGTTHINHRKPLPSLPEHPRSDDG, from the coding sequence ATGCTGGCAAGTTGTACCTCCCAAACATCAGTCTGGACACAGTCTGATAATGGACGGCTCTCGCAAACACGCATCAATATGGTACGCGGCACGACGCTTGCGCAAGGATTAGCTGCAGTCCTTTTCCTCGCCTCTGCTTTGGCTAGGACCGTGGATGAGGCAGAATCCACACTCGCAGCCAATATCGCTGGTTCTCTCACTGTCTCCGTCTGTGAGGCGAGGACCATCAACTACATCACACATGCGTTGCCCCAATCCTGCCTCACAAGTTCGTGGAAAAGTCCATCTCCTACATCTACCACGCCAACTGTCTCAACTCATCCCGAGGATGGCGACACAGAACGTCATGGTCATGAAACCCTGGTACCGCCGACCCTGACATCTGGCCAGCTACGCAACACTTCTGAAGTACAAGTTACAGAACCTGCAGCAACAACTTTCATGTCCTTTGAGGATTGGAAAGAAATGATGCTCCGACGCGCCGGGCAAGACCCGCAAGACCTACGGTCTCGAAAACCGAGTGAGCACGATACAGGGGATAGGTATTCTCAAGAATCAGGTTACGCCGgtcttggagaagaaggcgagaTATCCCTCAATTTTGAGCACTATAGCGATAAAGGCAATCAAGGAGCGACGCCTCCTAGTTCAAtacatggtgatggcgtcgGTAAGAAGACTGTTGGTGACGCGCAGCTACATGACGAGGGAAAGTCCGCCACGGTTCATTTAAGCAAGGATGCGGGTAAGACCTGCAAAGAGCGATTCTCGTACTCATCGTTTGACGCTGGTGCGACTATCTTGAAAACATCCCCGGGGGCTAAGAACGCCAGAGCAATATTGGTTGAGAACAAGGACACGTATATGCTCCTGGAATGCGATGCCTCGGCAAAATACGTCATTGTCGAACTCAGCGACGATATCTCGGTAGACACCGTTGTGCTGGCGAATTTTGAGTTCTTTTCAAGTATGGTCCGTCATTTTCGCGTCAGCGTCAGCGACCGGTATCCTGTGAAAATGGACAAATGGCGTGAGCTGGGCACGTTTGAAGCTCGCAACTCTCGCGATATCCAGCCCTTTTTAATTGAAAACCCACAGATTTGGGCAAAATATGTTAGGATTGAATTCTTGACTCATTTTGGCAATGAATATTACTGCCCCATCTCCCTTCTACGAATACACGGATCTCGCATGCTCGATTCATGGAAAGATAGCGAAGGTGGGCGAGAAGAGGACACGTTGATCGAAGGGTATGAAACTGGTAGAACCGACTCTTCTGTGCAAGATGAATATCATTCCTTCAACGTAGTTGATTCGAGAGCTATCAATGGGAACCTGACGCTATTCAATGACACAAGTCCTTGGAATTGGCTCGTTGCCATGGCAGCTTTCTCAaacctcaacaccacctGCCCCGCCTTGCCTCACGTACCAGATAACACTTCCAATTACGAGTCAACAATGCTACCAATCGGCCCTGGAGCTTCAAAAATACAAGACACAACGTCCAGCGAAGTGGCACACGTACGGCCCGCCTCCCGAGAAAAAGGGGCGAAGTCACCTGGACATGCAGAGCCAACCCAGGCTACATCAACAGTAAACTATCCATCTCCCATCAGCATATCTCAGGATAACCCCCTCAATACTAGTCAAGGTGCCTTGGATAAGACCATCTCAAAGGACAACTCAACTATGGCCGATCGGCAAAACAatgccaccaccgccaccaccaccacaacttaCAAAATACCCACGCCAAGTgggcaaaatggcaaacCGCGAAGCAGCGGAACTTCTGGGGCCTCAGCAGCGTCTCCGACTATGCAGGAGAGCTTTTTCAATGCCATCACGAAGCGGCTGCATCACGTCGAATCGAATCTAACGCTTTCCATGAAATACGTTGAAGATCAATCTAAGCATGTTCAGGAAGCATTGCAATCGAGggagcagaagcagcaagcaAAAATAGCCGTCTTCCTAGATGAGTTGAACAAGACAGTCTTATCTGAGCTTCGCAACGTTCGCGAGCAGTATGATCAAATATGGCAATCTACTGTTCTCGCCTTAGAGAGCCAGAAAGATCGCTCAGAAAGGGACATGATGGCTCTTAGCTCAAGACTCAATCTTCTGGCAGATGAAGTCGTATTCCAAAAACGAATGGCTATTGTTCAGGCCATTATCCTTTTGTCATGTCTCTTCCTTATTATATTCTCTCGGGGGGGTTCATTGCCCTCTCTGGCACCATTACTCGACCAACCCCCCGATTCGGCCTGTGACACACCAGCTTCGCCAGCAACACCTCGGCAACATTCTTACCaatcaaagaagaaacatCATAAGGGAGATGTGTCACTATTCTCACCATCCAATGCTGTCGATCAAGCGCAGCTCATTCGCCCGGACGCGGTTCCTAatgacaaggctgccatgcCTAGCTCATTTGAGGCGATACCATTTCATAGCCAAGGGGAGCCAAGCACTAGAAGTTATACATTCCAGCGTTTTTCACCACCGCCCACTCCAAACCCTCTAGAGGAAGCGTCGCTATCAGATGATGCTAGTTCATCTACAGGGGCGGATCATATGCCTCCTCGCCGCGTAGGGGGAACAACACACATCAATCACCGAAAACCTTTACCCTCACTACCAGAGCACCCCCGCTCAGACGATGGATAA